A window of Arcobacter acticola genomic DNA:
AATTATGAATAGTGAAAATGGTCTGAAATTTATGATCGCATTAAATAATTCTTGAGTGATTCAAGCATATGACAATAAAAACATATTTTAAAATAAGGAGCAATAATGTTTAAAAAAATTCTATTTCTAATTACTTTTACTTCAGTTCTATTTTCTCAAGAAATAACACTAGGTGTGGTTCCACAACAAAGTCCATTGGAACTATCAAAAAAATGGTTACCAATAACTAATTATATATCAGAAAAAACAGGTATAAAGGTTGTTTTTAAAACAGAAAAATCTATACAAATATTTGAAGAAAAATTTGTTGAAGGTCAATATGATATTGCTTTTATGAATCCTTATCATTTTAATATTGCAAATAAACAACAAAACTATAGTGCTTTTGCTAGATCAAAAGATGATATAGTTGGAATAATTTTAGGTAAAAAAGATAAAGAGTTTAATGTAAATAATTTAAAAGGTACAACATTTCTTTTTCCTTCACCAAATGCTTTTGCAGCAACTCTTCTAACGAAATATGAGTTAAAAGAGAAATATAATTTTGATATAGACAAAGAATCAAAAGTAATTTATGTAAATTCTCATGATTCAGTTTACAAAGGAATTGCTAGAGGAATTGGTGATTTTGGTGGTGGAATAATAAGAACATTTGATAATTTTAAAGATACGGAAGATAAAGATAAAATAGAAATAGTTTATAAGACTAAGCCTTATCCCTCTCATCCATTTGCAAGTCATCCAAGAGTTAGTGAAGAAATAGTTGAAAAAATATCAAAAGCAATTATAGAAATGCCAGTTGAGTTAAAAGATTTATTAAGTATAAAAGAATTTATACCAACAACTACAAGTGAATATGATGTAATTAAAAATATAGGTATTAAATAATCTAAGTATGTCATTTAAATATAGATTTATACTATCATTTGTAACACTAGAAATATTTTTTATACTATTAATTGTTATATTTAATTTTAATACAATTAGCAGTTCGACTAAACAATTAATCACTGAAAAAATTGATTCTACTATGTCATTTATGAAAAGTCTAATAGTTGTGCCATTGAGTATTTATGATTTAGGAACATTGGATAATATAACTGAAAATGTTGCTGAATTGAAAAATATTAACTCAATTATTATTTTAGATAAAGAAAATAGAATCATTTCTTCTAAATTTAGATTCAAATATCAAAGTATTGATGAAATCTTGAAAATTAAATCTAATCAAGATTTATCTTTGGCTGATAAGGTATATGAATTAAGATATGAAACTTTTAGTGAAGAAGGTATTTATATAGGTTCTATTTATATAATTTTTGATCACTCAGAAAATAGAGTTTTTTTAAATGATACTAAAAATAACAATATTATTTTTATAGTACTTGAAATATTATTTTCTACAATATTAGCTTTTCTTGTTGGGAGTAAATTAAATAATAAACTAATAAATCTATCTGAAGTAGCAAGAAATATTGGTAAAAATAAGAAAATAAAAATTCCTTACTTAAATTTAAAAGATGAAATAGGTATTCTGTCTAATTCATTAAATCAAATGCAAATTGATTTAGAAAATAGAAACAAAGATTTAAAGAATTTAACAAAAGATTTAACTAATCAAAAATTTGAATTAATAGAGACTCAAAAACATAAAGATTCTTTTTTTGCTAATATGAGCCACGAATTAAAAACTCCTTTAAATTCCATAAATATTTTATCATCAATTATGATGAATAATAAAAAAGAAAATTTAGATGCTGTTCAAATTAAAAATCTAACAATAATAAATGATTGTGGTAAAAAACTTGTTGCTTTGATAAATGACATAATGGATATTTCTAAAATTGAAGCAGGAGAACTTATTGTTAGCTCAAAGCCTTTTGATTTTAATAAATCAATGAATAAAATTTACGAAATGTTTTTAGTACAAATTCAAAAAAAAGGTTTAGAATTTGTTTTTCAAAAAGATCCTTCTTTTGAATTTATAAAAAATGATGAAAAACTAATTGGACAAATATTAATAAATATTTTAAGTAATGCAATTAAATTTACACAAAAAGGTAAAATAGAATTTATTATAAACAATAAAAATGAATTTATTGAATTTATAATAAAAGATGATGGAATTGGAATTCCTAGTGATAAGTTACAATACATTTTTGAAAGATTTAAACAAGTTGATGGAAGTTTAAATAGAAAATATGAAGGAACAGGTCTTGGATTATCAATTTCAAAAGAATTGACAAGTATGTTATGTGGGAATATTACTGTTGAAAGTGAATTAAATAAGGGTAGTAAATTTACTATTCTAATCAAAAAAAATATAGAAACACAAAATAGAAAAGCAGAAGATAGAATAAACAATCAGAAAAAAATTTCTCCTAAGAAAGCACATATATCTATAAAAAAAGATAATAAAAGTATTCTTTTTATGAACAAGGACCCTTTATATTATTTGGATATAGTTCTAAAATTAAAAAAGAAATCTTTTATTGTAAAACAGGTAAATTCATTGGATAATTTATTATTAGAACTTGAAAACAAAAAAGAATTTTATAAGAAAATTGTTTTGGATTTAGATTTTATTGAACAATCAGATTTAAATGAGTTCTTAAAAAATAACAACATTGATATATTATTTGCTACAAGTGAGCTTGATAAAATTGATGAAAATTTAAAAAATAGTAATACAATAATTTTAGACAAATCACAAAAAGAAAAGTTTGTAGAAAGTCTTAGTTTATAAAACTGTCCTTTTAATTGTATATATCTATCCTATAACCTTTTTTTGAGGAATTTTGAATAAAAGTCTCGTAAGTTTTTTCTCTAATATGCTTAACTGTATTTCTTAATGTAAATAATGAAAACTTCTTACCTTTCCAAACTTCCTTTGAGATATCTTCATAGTTTATTACATTATTTGCATTTTCCGTAAGTAAAATTATTAATTTTTTTTCTATGTTTGTAAGGTCAATAATTTTTTTACCTTCAAATAATATTTTTTTATTTATATCAAAATAAAATCTATTTTCAAATTGAATTTTTTTATTTTTGTGTAAAAAACT
This region includes:
- a CDS encoding phosphate/phosphite/phosphonate ABC transporter substrate-binding protein; this encodes MFKKILFLITFTSVLFSQEITLGVVPQQSPLELSKKWLPITNYISEKTGIKVVFKTEKSIQIFEEKFVEGQYDIAFMNPYHFNIANKQQNYSAFARSKDDIVGIILGKKDKEFNVNNLKGTTFLFPSPNAFAATLLTKYELKEKYNFDIDKESKVIYVNSHDSVYKGIARGIGDFGGGIIRTFDNFKDTEDKDKIEIVYKTKPYPSHPFASHPRVSEEIVEKISKAIIEMPVELKDLLSIKEFIPTTTSEYDVIKNIGIK
- a CDS encoding HAMP domain-containing sensor histidine kinase — encoded protein: MSFKYRFILSFVTLEIFFILLIVIFNFNTISSSTKQLITEKIDSTMSFMKSLIVVPLSIYDLGTLDNITENVAELKNINSIIILDKENRIISSKFRFKYQSIDEILKIKSNQDLSLADKVYELRYETFSEEGIYIGSIYIIFDHSENRVFLNDTKNNNIIFIVLEILFSTILAFLVGSKLNNKLINLSEVARNIGKNKKIKIPYLNLKDEIGILSNSLNQMQIDLENRNKDLKNLTKDLTNQKFELIETQKHKDSFFANMSHELKTPLNSINILSSIMMNNKKENLDAVQIKNLTIINDCGKKLVALINDIMDISKIEAGELIVSSKPFDFNKSMNKIYEMFLVQIQKKGLEFVFQKDPSFEFIKNDEKLIGQILINILSNAIKFTQKGKIEFIINNKNEFIEFIIKDDGIGIPSDKLQYIFERFKQVDGSLNRKYEGTGLGLSISKELTSMLCGNITVESELNKGSKFTILIKKNIETQNRKAEDRINNQKKISPKKAHISIKKDNKSILFMNKDPLYYLDIVLKLKKKSFIVKQVNSLDNLLLELENKKEFYKKIVLDLDFIEQSDLNEFLKNNNIDILFATSELDKIDENLKNSNTIILDKSQKEKFVESLSL